Proteins from a genomic interval of Burkholderia cepacia GG4:
- a CDS encoding MarR family winged helix-turn-helix transcriptional regulator, which yields MEEQDRVAILQQFGRTYRAFMTAFETHVGQPMPRWRIMVALHTMGGHSSQKKLVEVLRIDPGALTRQLKSLDALGWIERASDARDNRVTNVTLTAEGRAAFDACLPRRKVFLDRTMAQLPDDVLTALSGALAMLESRIADVGSTPASH from the coding sequence ATGGAAGAACAGGACCGCGTCGCGATCTTGCAGCAATTCGGACGCACGTATCGCGCGTTCATGACCGCGTTCGAAACGCATGTCGGGCAGCCGATGCCGCGCTGGCGCATCATGGTCGCGCTGCACACGATGGGCGGGCATTCGTCGCAGAAGAAGCTCGTCGAAGTGCTGCGCATCGATCCGGGCGCGCTCACGCGCCAGTTGAAGTCGCTCGACGCGCTCGGCTGGATCGAGCGCGCCTCCGACGCACGCGACAATCGCGTGACCAACGTGACGCTGACCGCCGAGGGGCGTGCCGCGTTCGACGCGTGCCTGCCGCGCCGCAAGGTGTTCCTCGACCGGACGATGGCGCAATTGCCGGACGATGTGCTGACCGCGCTGTCGGGCGCGCTGGCGATGCTGGAGTCGCGGATCGCGGACGTCGGGTCGACGCCGGCGTCGCACTGA
- a CDS encoding DJ-1/PfpI family protein has translation MAAKKILFLTGDFAEDYETMVPFQALQAVGHHVDAVCPGKRAGDKVKTAIHDFEGDQTYTEKPGHNFTLNATFDDVDASAYDALAIAGGRAPEYLRLDAKVIALVRAFAEAGKPIAAICHAAQLLAAADVIRGKRISAYPACAPEVKLAGGEYADIPVDAAVTDAPFVTAPAWPAHPAWLAQFLALLGTRIEL, from the coding sequence ATGGCCGCGAAGAAGATCCTGTTCCTGACCGGTGATTTCGCCGAAGACTACGAAACGATGGTGCCGTTCCAGGCGCTGCAGGCCGTCGGCCATCACGTCGATGCAGTCTGCCCTGGCAAGCGCGCGGGCGACAAGGTCAAGACCGCGATCCACGATTTCGAAGGCGACCAGACCTACACCGAAAAACCTGGCCACAACTTCACGCTGAACGCGACGTTCGACGACGTCGATGCGTCGGCCTACGACGCGCTCGCGATCGCGGGCGGCCGTGCACCCGAATACCTGCGGCTCGATGCGAAGGTGATCGCGCTGGTGCGTGCGTTCGCGGAAGCCGGCAAGCCGATCGCCGCAATCTGCCACGCGGCGCAGCTGCTCGCGGCCGCCGACGTGATCCGCGGCAAGCGCATCTCGGCCTACCCGGCCTGCGCGCCCGAAGTGAAGCTCGCGGGCGGCGAATACGCGGACATCCCGGTCGATGCGGCCGTGACCGATGCGCCGTTCGTCACCGCGCCCGCGTGGCCCGCACATCCGGCATGGCTTGCGCAGTTCCTCGCGCTGCTGGGCACGCGCATCGAGCTGTAA
- a CDS encoding amino acid deaminase, with product MKVTNYQEPTINPLGKGLGNLPSASVPLDDAGRLEWNLLAEDVSLPAAVLYADRIEHNLNWMQAFVQQYGVKFAPHGKTTMAPQLFRRQLDAGAWGITLATAHQTQAAYHGGVRRVLLANQLVGRQNMTIIAELLSDPEFEFFCLVDSADSADQLGRFFGDRKKPLNVLLELGVPGGRAGVRDAAQRTAVLDAIARYPDTLKLAGIELYEGVLKEEGEIRTFLQDAVALTRELAEAGRFARTPAILSGAGSAWYDVVAEEFAKASDAGFAEVVLRPGCYLTHDVGIYKKAQTDVFARNPIARKMGEGLLPALQLWAYVQSVPEADRAIIALGKRDAAFDAGLPEPARHFRPGRDSAPREVAASEGWAVTGMMDQHAYLQIPPGADVKVGDMVAFDISHPCLTFDKWRQLLVLDPQFRVTEVVETFF from the coding sequence ATGAAAGTTACAAACTATCAGGAACCGACAATCAATCCGCTGGGCAAGGGCCTCGGCAACCTGCCGAGCGCGAGCGTGCCGCTCGACGACGCCGGCCGCCTCGAATGGAACCTGCTCGCGGAAGACGTCAGCCTGCCGGCCGCGGTGCTGTACGCGGATCGCATCGAACACAACCTGAACTGGATGCAGGCGTTCGTCCAGCAATACGGCGTGAAGTTCGCGCCGCACGGCAAGACGACGATGGCGCCGCAGCTGTTCCGCCGCCAGCTCGACGCCGGCGCATGGGGCATCACGCTCGCGACCGCGCACCAGACGCAGGCCGCGTATCACGGCGGCGTGCGGCGCGTGCTGCTCGCGAACCAGCTGGTCGGCCGCCAGAACATGACGATCATCGCGGAGTTGCTGTCCGATCCCGAGTTCGAATTCTTCTGCCTGGTCGATTCGGCCGACAGCGCCGACCAGCTCGGCCGCTTCTTCGGCGACCGGAAGAAGCCGCTGAACGTGCTGCTGGAACTCGGCGTGCCAGGCGGCCGCGCGGGTGTGCGCGACGCCGCGCAACGCACCGCCGTGCTCGACGCGATCGCGCGCTATCCGGACACGCTGAAGCTGGCCGGCATCGAACTCTACGAGGGCGTGCTGAAGGAGGAAGGCGAGATTCGCACGTTCCTGCAGGATGCGGTCGCGCTCACGCGCGAGCTGGCCGAAGCCGGCCGGTTCGCGCGCACGCCGGCGATCCTGTCGGGTGCCGGCTCGGCGTGGTACGACGTGGTCGCGGAGGAATTCGCGAAGGCGTCCGACGCCGGTTTCGCGGAAGTCGTGCTGCGTCCGGGCTGCTACCTGACGCACGACGTCGGCATCTACAAGAAGGCGCAGACCGACGTGTTCGCGCGCAACCCGATCGCCCGCAAGATGGGCGAAGGGCTGCTGCCGGCGCTGCAGCTGTGGGCGTACGTGCAGTCGGTGCCGGAAGCCGACCGGGCGATCATCGCGCTCGGCAAGCGCGACGCGGCGTTCGACGCGGGCCTGCCCGAGCCGGCGCGCCACTTCCGTCCGGGCCGCGACAGCGCGCCGCGCGAGGTCGCCGCGAGCGAAGGCTGGGCCGTCACCGGGATGATGGACCAGCACGCCTACCTGCAGATCCCGCCGGGCGCGGACGTGAAGGTCGGCGACATGGTCGCGTTTGACATCTCGCACCCGTGCCTGACGTTCGACAAGTGGCGCCAGCTGCTCGTCCTCGATCCGCAGTTCCGCGTGACGGAAGTCGTCGAAACCTTCTTCTGA
- a CDS encoding MurR/RpiR family transcriptional regulator — MNAPATPSAPFAAEQPAPVAQPVLDIVARIAECAPELREAERKVAAFILADLARAAHASIGTLARDAEVSVATVTRFAKAVGCRDVRELKVLVAQAAAVGQRFLVPSDEHAEEDASPASVVYDEIRVALAHNHQLLRNTSFDAAADLLAGAKMIYVYGQGGGSTALADELRFRLVRFGRPVASYQDSLLQRMVSATLSRDAVVVALSVSGRVPELLESCRLAKRYGAKLIAITAPASPLAKLADHLIPVVAFETDFIYKPSTSRYAMMMAIDVLVTGVALRLGDAGRESLRRIKHALDAHRGGGDRQPVGD, encoded by the coding sequence ATGAATGCGCCCGCCACCCCGTCCGCACCGTTCGCAGCCGAGCAACCGGCCCCGGTCGCCCAGCCGGTCCTCGACATCGTCGCGCGGATCGCCGAATGCGCGCCCGAGCTGCGTGAAGCCGAGCGCAAGGTCGCCGCGTTCATCCTCGCCGATCTCGCACGTGCCGCGCATGCGAGCATCGGCACGCTGGCTCGCGACGCCGAAGTGAGCGTCGCGACGGTTACGCGTTTCGCGAAGGCGGTCGGCTGTCGCGACGTGCGCGAGCTGAAGGTGCTCGTCGCGCAGGCGGCGGCAGTCGGCCAGCGTTTTCTCGTGCCGTCCGACGAGCATGCCGAAGAAGACGCGAGCCCCGCGTCGGTCGTCTACGACGAGATCCGCGTGGCGCTCGCGCACAACCACCAGCTGCTGCGCAACACCTCGTTCGACGCGGCGGCAGACCTGCTCGCCGGCGCGAAGATGATCTACGTGTACGGGCAGGGCGGCGGCTCGACCGCGCTCGCCGACGAGCTGCGCTTCCGGCTCGTGCGCTTCGGCCGGCCGGTCGCGAGCTACCAGGACAGCCTGCTGCAGCGGATGGTGTCGGCGACGCTGTCGCGCGATGCCGTGGTCGTCGCGCTGTCGGTCAGCGGGCGCGTGCCCGAGCTGCTCGAGAGCTGCCGCCTCGCGAAGCGCTACGGCGCGAAGCTGATCGCAATCACGGCGCCGGCTTCGCCGCTCGCGAAGCTGGCCGACCACCTGATCCCGGTCGTCGCGTTCGAGACCGATTTCATTTACAAGCCTTCGACATCGCGCTACGCGATGATGATGGCGATCGATGTGCTCGTCACCGGAGTCGCGCTGCGGCTCGGCGATGCGGGCCGAGAATCGCTGCGCCGCATCAAGCATGCGCTCGATGCGCACCGCGGCGGCGGAGACCGTCAACCGGTAGGAGACTGA
- a CDS encoding N-acyl-D-amino-acid deacylase family protein codes for MHSHPEAADTLIVGAQLYDGTGAPPVTRDVAIRNGVIVAIGNLSNWLAETVVDANGRALAPGFVDVHTHDDTHVIRAPQMLPKISQGVTTVIVGNCGISASPVTLAGDPPDPMNLLGERDAFRYPTFADYVAAVNDARPAVNVAALVGHTALRNNQMDRLDRAATDGEIAGMRAQLEEALANGALGLSSGLAYGSAFAAPAEEVMALAEPLANAGALYTTHMRTEFDAILDAMDEAYRVGRHAQVPVVISHLKCAGPSNWGRSTEVLASLEGARRYQPVGCDCYPYSRSSSTLDLKQVTGDIDITITWSEPHPEVAGKLLKAIAADWGVSEQEAAQRIRPAGAVYHNMSEDDVRRILSHPATMVGSDGLPNDPLPHPRLWGAFPRVLGHYVRDTNLLPLEEAIRKMTSLSARRYGIARRGEVHVGYHADLVLFDPARVIDAATFEKPQQPAHGIDAVWVNGVLTYENGQPTGERAGGFVARGERVPASADAAF; via the coding sequence ATGCATTCGCATCCCGAAGCCGCCGATACGCTGATCGTCGGCGCGCAACTGTACGACGGCACTGGCGCACCGCCCGTCACGCGCGACGTCGCGATCCGCAACGGCGTGATCGTGGCGATCGGCAACCTGTCGAACTGGCTCGCCGAGACCGTGGTCGATGCGAACGGCCGCGCGCTCGCGCCGGGTTTCGTCGATGTGCACACGCACGACGATACGCACGTGATCCGCGCGCCGCAGATGCTGCCGAAGATCTCGCAGGGTGTGACGACCGTGATCGTCGGCAACTGCGGGATCAGCGCGTCGCCGGTGACGCTCGCGGGCGATCCGCCCGACCCGATGAACCTGCTCGGCGAACGCGACGCGTTCCGCTACCCGACCTTCGCCGACTATGTCGCGGCCGTGAACGACGCGCGTCCGGCCGTGAACGTCGCGGCGCTCGTCGGGCACACCGCGCTGCGCAACAACCAGATGGACCGCCTCGACCGCGCGGCGACCGACGGCGAAATCGCCGGGATGCGCGCGCAGCTCGAGGAGGCGCTCGCGAACGGCGCGCTCGGGCTGTCGTCGGGCCTCGCATACGGCTCCGCGTTCGCGGCGCCGGCCGAGGAAGTGATGGCGCTGGCCGAGCCGCTCGCGAATGCGGGCGCGCTCTATACGACGCACATGCGCACCGAGTTCGACGCGATCCTCGATGCGATGGACGAGGCCTACCGCGTCGGCCGTCACGCGCAGGTGCCGGTCGTGATCTCACACCTGAAGTGCGCGGGCCCGTCGAACTGGGGGCGCAGCACCGAGGTGCTCGCGTCGCTCGAAGGCGCGCGCCGCTACCAGCCGGTCGGCTGCGACTGCTATCCGTACAGCCGCAGCTCGTCGACGCTCGACCTGAAGCAGGTGACGGGCGACATCGACATCACGATCACGTGGTCGGAGCCGCATCCGGAAGTCGCCGGCAAGCTGCTGAAGGCGATCGCGGCCGACTGGGGCGTGTCCGAGCAGGAAGCCGCGCAGCGGATCCGCCCGGCCGGCGCCGTGTACCACAACATGTCCGAGGACGATGTGCGCCGGATCCTGTCGCACCCGGCGACGATGGTCGGGTCGGACGGCCTGCCGAACGATCCGCTGCCGCATCCGCGGCTGTGGGGGGCGTTCCCGCGCGTGCTCGGCCATTACGTGCGCGACACCAACCTGCTGCCGCTCGAGGAGGCGATCCGCAAGATGACGTCGCTGTCAGCGCGCCGCTACGGGATCGCGCGGCGTGGCGAGGTGCATGTCGGCTACCACGCGGATCTCGTGCTGTTCGATCCGGCGCGCGTGATCGATGCCGCGACGTTCGAGAAGCCGCAGCAGCCCGCGCACGGGATCGACGCGGTGTGGGTGAACGGCGTGCTGACCTATGAGAACGGCCAGCCGACCGGCGAGCGCGCCGGCGGTTTCGTCGCACGCGGCGAGCGCGTGCCGGCGAGTGCCGACGCCGCGTTCTGA
- a CDS encoding RidA family protein yields the protein MKRYGVGEAKGTGGQVMPFARAVEADGWLYVSGQTPMVNGEVVEGGIVTQSKQTIENVIAILKEAGYGLEHVVRCGVWLDDARDFASFNKVFVSYFGEHPPARACVQSSMVIDCKVEVDCIAYKAPVK from the coding sequence ATGAAGCGATATGGCGTAGGCGAAGCGAAGGGCACCGGCGGCCAGGTGATGCCGTTTGCGCGTGCGGTCGAGGCCGACGGCTGGCTGTACGTGTCGGGCCAGACGCCGATGGTGAACGGCGAGGTCGTCGAAGGCGGGATCGTCACGCAGTCGAAGCAGACGATCGAGAACGTGATCGCGATCCTGAAGGAAGCCGGCTACGGCCTGGAACACGTCGTGCGCTGCGGCGTGTGGCTCGACGACGCACGCGATTTCGCGTCGTTCAACAAGGTGTTCGTGTCGTACTTCGGCGAGCATCCGCCGGCGCGCGCATGCGTGCAGTCGAGCATGGTCATCGACTGCAAGGTCGAGGTCGATTGTATCGCTTACAAAGCGCCGGTGAAGTAA